The proteins below come from a single Saccharopolyspora sp. SCSIO 74807 genomic window:
- a CDS encoding MarR family transcriptional regulator produces MDHIAGQLSSTIGPLRRRLLRLTRAAAGLPEIPDASVELMRVVDQLGTPTVAEAAAALNTAGSTVSNLVRALVRDGLATRTTGETDRRISHIALTERARELLQRYDGASERIVAAAMSKMDSEQRSSLAQAAPALRSLLEALQETEAAQSEED; encoded by the coding sequence ATGGACCACATCGCCGGGCAGCTGTCCTCGACGATTGGGCCGCTGCGGCGGCGGCTGCTGCGGTTGACGCGTGCGGCCGCCGGGCTGCCGGAGATCCCGGATGCGAGCGTCGAGCTGATGCGGGTCGTGGACCAGCTCGGGACGCCGACCGTCGCGGAGGCCGCGGCCGCGTTGAACACTGCCGGTTCGACCGTGAGCAACCTGGTGCGCGCGCTGGTGCGGGACGGGCTGGCCACCCGCACCACCGGCGAAACCGACCGCCGGATCTCGCACATCGCGCTCACCGAGCGCGCCCGCGAGTTGCTCCAGCGCTACGACGGGGCCAGCGAACGGATCGTGGCCGCCGCAATGTCCAAAATGGACAGCGAGCAGCGGTCCAGCCTGGCGCAGGCGGCGCCGGCGTTGCGGTCGCTGCTGGAAGCGC
- a CDS encoding acetolactate synthase large subunit, translated as MKGAEGLLSTARAAGVDVCFANPGTTEMPLVEAFDSTPGVRTVLGLSEGVVTGAADGFSRMRGVPAMTLLHLGPGFANGIANLHNARRGRTPLINVVGEHASWHQAADAPLASDIDSLARPVSGWVGRTTSAESAAAEFVAARQAALAERMPATLIAAADHMWSEGGEQADVPQAPEPSTVDAERVEGMAKLLAGQGRPALLLGGAALGAEGLRLASRIAATVGGTVFAERNPARIERGPGIPAVPTLPYFPEDNLAALRDCTHLVLVGTGIPVSFFGYQDQPSVPVPPETQVHTLADTGEDTLAALRALAEATGSGAAEPPAHEPAELRAPQGALHAKAIATAIALTQPEHSIIVNEGVSSAAAYPAVAAAAPAHTELDLPGGAIGMGVPLSTGAALACPDRPVIDFQADGSAFYTLQGLWTQAREGLDVTTVICANSRYRILDVELGRAGVQQPGPAADGMTSLGDPGADWVSLAGGFGVPGSRATTGDELRAALQRAHAEPGPHLIEAVMT; from the coding sequence GTGAAGGGCGCGGAAGGACTGCTGAGCACGGCGCGGGCCGCGGGTGTCGATGTCTGCTTCGCCAATCCCGGCACCACGGAGATGCCGCTGGTCGAGGCGTTCGACTCGACCCCGGGGGTGCGCACGGTGCTCGGCCTGTCCGAGGGCGTGGTGACCGGCGCGGCCGACGGCTTCTCGCGGATGCGCGGAGTGCCCGCGATGACGCTGCTGCACCTCGGTCCGGGGTTCGCCAACGGCATCGCGAACCTGCACAACGCGCGCCGCGGCCGCACTCCGCTGATCAACGTGGTGGGCGAGCACGCGAGTTGGCACCAGGCGGCGGACGCGCCGCTGGCCAGCGACATCGACTCGCTGGCCCGTCCGGTGTCGGGGTGGGTGGGCCGCACCACGTCGGCCGAGTCGGCGGCCGCGGAGTTCGTCGCCGCCCGGCAGGCCGCCCTGGCCGAGCGGATGCCCGCGACGCTGATCGCCGCCGCCGACCACATGTGGAGCGAGGGCGGCGAGCAAGCGGACGTCCCGCAGGCACCTGAGCCCTCCACTGTGGACGCAGAGCGGGTGGAGGGGATGGCGAAGCTGCTCGCCGGGCAAGGACGGCCCGCGCTGCTGCTCGGCGGCGCCGCGCTCGGCGCCGAAGGGTTGCGGCTGGCCTCGCGGATCGCGGCGACCGTCGGCGGCACGGTCTTCGCCGAACGGAATCCCGCACGCATCGAGCGCGGCCCCGGTATCCCGGCCGTGCCCACGCTGCCCTACTTCCCCGAGGACAACCTGGCCGCGCTGCGGGACTGCACGCATCTGGTGCTGGTCGGCACCGGGATTCCGGTGTCGTTCTTCGGGTACCAGGACCAGCCGAGCGTTCCGGTCCCGCCCGAGACGCAGGTGCACACCCTCGCCGACACCGGTGAGGACACGCTCGCGGCGCTGCGGGCGCTGGCCGAGGCCACGGGTTCCGGTGCAGCGGAACCACCCGCGCACGAGCCCGCCGAGCTGCGCGCACCGCAGGGCGCCTTGCACGCCAAGGCGATCGCGACCGCCATCGCGCTCACCCAGCCGGAGCACTCGATCATCGTCAACGAGGGCGTGTCCTCCGCGGCCGCGTACCCGGCGGTGGCCGCGGCCGCTCCGGCGCACACCGAGCTGGACCTGCCCGGCGGGGCCATCGGCATGGGCGTGCCGCTGTCCACCGGCGCCGCGCTGGCCTGCCCGGACCGGCCGGTGATCGACTTCCAGGCGGACGGCAGCGCCTTCTACACGCTGCAAGGGCTCTGGACGCAGGCCAGGGAAGGGCTCGACGTCACCACGGTGATCTGCGCGAACTCGCGCTACCGCATCCTCGACGTCGAGCTCGGCCGCGCCGGGGTGCAGCAGCCGGGTCCGGCCGCCGACGGGATGACCAGCCTCGGCGACCCCGGCGCGGACTGGGTCTCGCTGGCAGGCGGGTTCGGCGTGCCGGGTTCCCGCGCCACCACCGGCGACGAACTCCGCGCCGCGCTGCAGCGCGCCCACGCCGAGCCGGGCCCGCACCTGATCGAGGCGGTCATGACCTGA
- a CDS encoding alpha/beta hydrolase-fold protein — protein sequence MSGIRIEGGRMREMKFGRRSLLSAAGMIVAGSVAACSAPQPQRPPAPQPLPRPPMPPAPASGPPLVNVETVYSEHRGADTSLMIAHPNGLQDTANLPMALFLHGRDAMNPSPIPWGVLDALQPEFDAGNIPPFGLVAVDGGFNSYWNDGSANGDLMSMLLQEVPGWLRERGLAGQDGLPFACGGVSTGGFGALNYAAERNMAGSPLAAVATIAPALPVTWQHMQEKGVFASEQEWIETDPLRRVDELGDVPVGIWIGEFDVFREGTDQLAQLYPNTPIYSVVPGGHEGPVFDSVGVDAVGFLAGGFPAEG from the coding sequence TTGAGTGGGATACGGATCGAAGGCGGGCGGATGCGCGAGATGAAGTTTGGGCGGCGGAGCCTGCTGTCGGCCGCCGGCATGATCGTGGCCGGTTCGGTCGCGGCCTGTTCCGCTCCGCAACCGCAGCGCCCGCCGGCGCCGCAGCCGCTGCCGCGTCCGCCGATGCCGCCCGCGCCGGCGTCCGGCCCGCCGCTGGTCAACGTCGAGACGGTGTACTCCGAGCACCGGGGCGCGGACACCTCGCTGATGATCGCGCACCCGAACGGCCTGCAGGACACCGCCAACCTGCCGATGGCGCTGTTCCTGCACGGGCGCGACGCGATGAACCCGAGCCCGATCCCGTGGGGCGTGCTGGACGCGCTGCAACCCGAATTCGACGCGGGCAACATCCCGCCGTTCGGGCTGGTGGCCGTGGACGGCGGATTCAACTCCTACTGGAACGACGGCTCCGCCAACGGCGACCTGATGAGCATGTTGCTGCAGGAAGTTCCCGGCTGGCTGCGCGAGCGCGGGCTGGCCGGTCAGGACGGGCTGCCGTTCGCCTGCGGGGGCGTGTCCACCGGCGGTTTCGGCGCGTTGAACTACGCGGCCGAACGCAACATGGCGGGAAGCCCGCTGGCCGCGGTCGCCACGATCGCCCCCGCGCTGCCGGTGACCTGGCAGCACATGCAGGAGAAGGGCGTGTTCGCCAGCGAGCAGGAGTGGATCGAGACCGATCCGCTGCGCCGCGTCGACGAGCTCGGTGACGTGCCGGTCGGCATCTGGATCGGCGAGTTCGACGTGTTCCGGGAGGGCACCGACCAGCTGGCGCAGCTGTACCCGAACACGCCGATCTACTCGGTGGTGCCGGGTGGGCACGAGGGTCCGGTGTTCGACTCGGTCGGCGTGGACGCGGTCGGCTTCCTCGCAGGGGGCTTCCCCGCCGAGGGCTGA
- a CDS encoding alpha/beta fold hydrolase, translating into MADYIEIPTEAGTFDALSAGAEGDRPVLLLHGFPEAAIEWREQLNVLGGAGCHAVAPDQRGYSPGVRPQEVFEYRQEALVSDVLAIADRLGWQRFDLVGHDWGAAIAWAVAAAHPDRIRTLTAVSVPHLDAFGRALREDEDQQRRSEYMQVFRRTGSDKLLLEDDARRLRRLYEHKIPETHIEEYVQRFSEPGALDAALNWYRAAKFADPIGQVRVPTLYVWSTEDPALGSTAALACGEHVTGPYRFEMFEEISHWVPEEAAEELTRVLLEHLIAHQDA; encoded by the coding sequence GTGGCTGACTACATCGAGATCCCTACCGAGGCGGGCACCTTCGACGCGCTCAGCGCCGGTGCCGAGGGCGACCGGCCGGTGCTGCTGCTGCACGGCTTCCCGGAAGCCGCGATCGAATGGCGCGAGCAGCTCAACGTGCTCGGCGGCGCGGGTTGTCACGCGGTGGCGCCGGACCAGCGCGGCTATTCCCCCGGTGTCCGCCCGCAGGAGGTCTTCGAGTACCGGCAGGAGGCGCTGGTCTCCGACGTGCTCGCGATCGCGGACCGGCTGGGCTGGCAGCGGTTCGACCTCGTCGGCCACGACTGGGGCGCGGCGATCGCCTGGGCGGTCGCGGCCGCGCACCCCGATCGGATCCGCACGCTCACCGCGGTTTCGGTGCCGCACCTGGACGCCTTCGGCCGCGCGCTGCGCGAAGACGAGGACCAGCAGCGGCGTTCGGAGTACATGCAGGTCTTCCGCCGGACGGGCTCGGACAAGCTGCTGCTGGAGGACGACGCGCGCAGGCTCCGGCGGCTCTACGAGCACAAGATCCCGGAAACGCACATCGAGGAATACGTGCAGCGGTTCTCCGAGCCGGGCGCGCTGGACGCCGCACTGAACTGGTACCGCGCCGCGAAGTTCGCCGACCCGATCGGCCAGGTCCGGGTGCCGACGCTGTACGTGTGGAGCACCGAGGACCCCGCGCTCGGCTCGACCGCCGCGCTGGCCTGCGGCGAGCACGTGACCGGACCGTACCGGTTCGAGATGTTCGAGGAGATCTCGCACTGGGTTCCGGAAGAGGCCGCCGAAGAGCTGACCCGCGTGCTGCTGGAACACCTCATCGCGCACCAGGACGCTTGA
- a CDS encoding aldose 1-epimerase family protein: protein MSVGHGAAREFSRRAIGGAAIAAAGAAGLTGLGSTTAAAQATRGSDGQTANGRLYELRSGRHSLVVGGVAATVLSWRVDGTEMLLTHAPDDIGEGWQGKTLLPWANRIDQGRYTFGGEDLQVPINEPDRESALHGLMGFTEWTPVEHHRDRVVLEHLLHPHYGYPFTIAFRIEFTLQGNGFRSTLSARNAGRTDAPFGTANHTYLAAGGERVDDVVFELPANTYYVTNDRLIPTGKADVAGSEYDYRTARPIGATEMDTAFTDLDRDSDGTATVRFGRPDGSAVQLWADRTHGYLQVYTDDSPETDRPARAGLTVEPMTCAPNAFVTGDGMIVLRPGQTHTGSWGYRLLD, encoded by the coding sequence ATGTCCGTTGGGCACGGTGCAGCCCGGGAGTTCAGCAGGCGCGCGATCGGCGGGGCGGCGATCGCGGCCGCCGGGGCGGCCGGGCTCACCGGCCTCGGTTCGACCACCGCGGCCGCGCAGGCGACCCGGGGATCCGACGGCCAGACGGCGAACGGCCGCCTGTACGAGCTGCGCTCCGGCCGCCACAGCCTGGTGGTCGGCGGAGTCGCGGCCACCGTCCTGTCCTGGCGGGTCGACGGCACCGAGATGCTGCTGACGCACGCGCCCGACGACATCGGCGAAGGCTGGCAGGGCAAGACGTTGCTGCCGTGGGCCAACCGGATCGACCAGGGCCGCTACACCTTCGGCGGCGAGGACTTGCAGGTTCCGATCAACGAGCCGGACCGCGAGTCGGCGCTGCACGGGCTGATGGGCTTCACCGAGTGGACTCCGGTCGAGCACCACCGGGACCGCGTGGTGCTGGAGCACCTGCTGCACCCGCACTACGGCTACCCGTTCACGATCGCCTTCCGGATCGAATTCACCTTGCAGGGCAACGGTTTCCGCAGCACGTTGAGCGCGCGGAACGCGGGCCGCACGGACGCGCCGTTCGGCACCGCGAACCACACGTACCTGGCGGCCGGCGGCGAGCGGGTCGACGACGTGGTGTTCGAGCTGCCCGCGAACACCTACTACGTCACCAACGACCGGCTGATCCCCACCGGCAAAGCCGATGTGGCGGGCTCGGAGTACGACTACCGCACCGCCCGGCCGATCGGTGCGACCGAAATGGACACCGCTTTCACCGACCTGGACCGGGATTCCGACGGCACCGCGACCGTCCGATTCGGACGGCCCGACGGCAGCGCCGTGCAGTTGTGGGCCGACCGCACGCACGGGTACCTGCAGGTCTACACCGACGATTCGCCGGAGACGGACCGTCCCGCGCGAGCCGGGCTCACCGTCGAGCCGATGACTTGCGCACCGAACGCTTTCGTCACAGGTGACGGAATGATCGTGCTGCGGCCCGGGCAGACCCACACCGGTAGCTGGGGCTACCGGCTGCTGGACTGA
- a CDS encoding sugar-binding domain-containing protein, giving the protein MPAQASPAPQWEPKEPPLTTPWTDQVGPDNALPEYPRPQMTREQWLNLNGLWEFAGAATPPAETSEQILVPYPPESGLSGIQRHDDHLLYKRTFEVPPDWAGQRLLLHFGAVDQKAAVSVNGKEVAVHEGGSTAFSADITDAVTDSGPQEVTVEVEDRNDANPYPVGKQRNDPGGIFYTGASGIWQTVWLEPVPDSHITGLKITPDLPDGSFAVRADGSRGGRVEAVLSEPGGGEVARASGDAGADVRLPVPDPHLWSPDDPYLYDLKVRLLDDEGRPVDEVGSYAGMRSIGLVDDEQGRPRLALNGKILFQHGPLDQGYWPDGIFTAPTDEALRSDLEQTKQLGFNMVRKHIKVEPARWYAHADRLGLLVWQDMPALVNGQTPGEDAKRNYEAEIRDMIDQLGNSPSIVTWVPFNEGWGEFDTARIAEQVQEQDPTRLVDAASGVNCCDSLPDTGAGHIYDDHTYVGPGAPEVTGERASVDGEYGGLGLVDEGHLWPGEPSSYEIVENREELTRRYREVHDDLVRIIGEKGISASVYTQITDVENEVNGFFTYDRQILKPDADAVREANRAVIDAGTP; this is encoded by the coding sequence ATGCCCGCTCAGGCGTCCCCGGCTCCCCAGTGGGAACCGAAGGAACCGCCGCTGACCACGCCGTGGACCGACCAGGTCGGCCCGGACAACGCGCTGCCCGAATACCCGCGCCCGCAGATGACGCGGGAGCAGTGGCTCAACCTCAACGGCCTGTGGGAGTTCGCCGGCGCCGCCACTCCCCCCGCGGAAACCTCCGAGCAGATCCTCGTGCCGTACCCGCCGGAGTCCGGCCTGTCCGGGATCCAGCGCCACGACGACCACCTGCTCTACAAGCGCACCTTCGAGGTGCCGCCGGACTGGGCCGGGCAGCGGCTGCTGCTGCATTTCGGGGCGGTGGACCAGAAAGCCGCGGTCAGCGTGAACGGCAAGGAGGTCGCCGTGCACGAGGGCGGTTCCACCGCCTTCAGCGCCGACATCACCGATGCGGTCACCGATTCCGGACCGCAGGAGGTGACCGTCGAGGTGGAGGACCGCAACGACGCGAACCCCTACCCGGTCGGCAAGCAGCGCAACGATCCCGGCGGCATCTTCTACACCGGAGCCTCCGGCATTTGGCAGACGGTGTGGCTGGAACCGGTGCCGGACTCGCACATCACCGGCCTGAAGATCACGCCGGACCTGCCGGACGGGAGTTTCGCCGTGCGCGCGGACGGTTCCCGCGGCGGCCGGGTCGAGGCCGTGCTGAGCGAACCCGGCGGCGGCGAAGTGGCCCGCGCGAGCGGGGACGCGGGCGCGGACGTGCGGCTGCCGGTGCCGGACCCGCACCTGTGGTCGCCGGACGACCCGTACCTCTACGACCTGAAGGTGCGGCTGCTCGACGACGAAGGCAGGCCGGTCGACGAGGTCGGCAGCTACGCCGGAATGCGCTCGATCGGACTCGTCGACGACGAGCAGGGGCGCCCGCGGCTCGCGCTCAACGGCAAGATCCTGTTCCAGCACGGGCCGCTGGACCAGGGCTACTGGCCGGACGGCATTTTCACCGCGCCCACCGACGAGGCGCTGCGGTCCGACCTGGAGCAGACCAAGCAGCTCGGGTTCAACATGGTGCGCAAGCACATCAAGGTCGAACCGGCGCGCTGGTACGCGCACGCCGACCGGCTCGGACTGCTGGTGTGGCAGGACATGCCCGCGCTGGTGAACGGGCAGACCCCTGGCGAGGACGCGAAGCGCAACTACGAGGCCGAGATCCGGGACATGATCGACCAGCTCGGCAACTCGCCGTCGATCGTGACGTGGGTGCCGTTCAACGAGGGCTGGGGCGAGTTCGACACCGCCCGGATCGCCGAGCAGGTCCAGGAGCAGGACCCGACCCGGCTGGTGGACGCGGCCAGCGGGGTGAACTGCTGCGACTCGCTGCCGGACACCGGCGCGGGGCACATCTACGACGACCACACCTACGTCGGTCCGGGCGCGCCGGAGGTCACCGGCGAACGCGCCTCGGTGGACGGCGAGTACGGCGGGCTCGGGCTCGTCGACGAAGGGCACCTGTGGCCCGGCGAACCGTCGTCGTACGAGATCGTCGAGAACCGCGAGGAACTCACCCGCAGGTACCGCGAGGTGCACGACGACCTGGTGCGGATCATCGGCGAGAAGGGGATCTCGGCTTCGGTGTACACCCAGATCACCGACGTGGAGAACGAGGTGAACGGGTTCTTCACCTACGACCGCCAGATCCTCAAGCCCGACGCCGACGCGGTGCGCGAAGCCAACCGGGCGGTGATCGACGCGGGAACCCCGTGA